The Streptomyces laurentii region GGGTTGCGGTTTTTGTGCGACGACCGGGGAGGCGACCCCTTGACGGCCGGTGGCGGGGTGCGCAGACTCCTTCAACAGTTCGTTGAAGTTTGGTGAAGCCGCCGGAAGTCGTCAGAAGCCGTCAGAAGTCGTCAGTAGCCGTCGAAGTTCGTCCCGTCCTGCTCCGCGGAAGAAGCAGGACGAAGGAACGAAGAAGTAGACGAGCAGACGAGCAGACGAGTAGACGAGAAGAAGAGGAGAAGGGGTACGGGTGGACGTCAACCTGGTCCTGCGCTCGACACGCGTCATCACTCCCGAGGGAACCCGCCCGGCGTCCATCGCCGTGGCCGGCGGGACGATCGCGGCCGTACTGCCCCATGACGCCGAGGTGCCGGCCGGCGCCCGCCTGGAGGACGTCGGCGATCTCGCCGTCCTGCCCGGCCTCGTCGACACCCACGTCCATGTGAACGACCCCGGCCGCACCGCGTGGGAAGGCTTCTGGACCGCCACCCGCGCCGCGGCCGCCGGCGGCATCACCACCCTGCTCGACATGCCGCTCAACTCGCTGCCGCCCACCACCACCGTCGACCACCTGCGCGTGAAGCGGGACGTGGCCCGTACGAAGACGCACGTCGACGTCGGCTTCTGGGGCGGCGCCCTGCCCGACAACGTCAAGGATCTGCGTCCTCTGTACGACGCCGGCGTCTTCGGCTTCAAGTGCTTCCTGTCGCCGTCCGGCGTCGACGAGTTCCCGCAGCTCGACCAGGACCGGCTGGCCGCCTCGCTCGCCGAGCTCGCCGCCTTCGACGGCCTGATGATCGTGCACGCCGAGGACCCGCACGAACTGGCCGCCGCCCCGCAGAAGGCGGGCGCCGCGTACACCGACTTCCTCGCCTCCCGGCCGCCCGCCGCCGAGAACACCGCCATCCGGAACCTGATCGACCAGGCCCGCCGGCTGCGCGCCCGCGTCCACGTCCTGCACCTGTCCTCCGCCGACGCGCTGCCGCTCCTCGCCGCCGCCAAGGCCGAGGGCGTACGGATCACCGTCGAGTCCTGCCCCCACTTCCTCACCCTCACGGCCGAGGAGATCCCGGACGGGGCGACCGAGTTCAAGTGCTGCCCGCCCATCCGCGAGGCCGCCAACCAGGACCTGCTCTGGCAGGGCCTCGCCGACGGCACCATCGACTGCGTCGTCTCCGACCACTCCCCGTCCACCGCCGATCTGAAGACCGGCGACTTCGCCTCAGCCTGGGGTGGCATCTCCTCCCTCCAGCTCGGCCTGCCCGCGATCTGGGCCGAGGCCCGCCGCCGCGGCCACAGCCTGGAGGACGTCGCCCGCTGGATGTCCGCGGGCCCGGCCCGGCTCGCCGGCCTCGACCGGAAGGGCGCCATCGCGGCGGGCCGCGACGCCGACTTCGCCGTCCTCGCCCCGGACGCCGCCTTCACCGTCGATCCCGCCGGCCTCCAGCACAAGAACCGCGTCACGGCCTACGCCGGCAAGACCCTCCACGGTGTCGTGACGGCCACCTGGCTGCGCGGCGAACGGGTGTACGACCGGGGGGTACTGACCGAGCCGGGCGGACGGTTGCTGGTGCGCGGGGACTGACCGGGGGACCGGCCGGGGGCCGACCCGGGCGGGGCGGAACGGGACGTACGAGGTCTACGGGGAGCGGGGCGGCCCGCACGCGCCGGCACCGGCCGGACGCGGCGTCGATGGCACACCCGTTTCCCGACCTCTGTTTCCTGGTACGGAAGGCATCACCCGCACCGCGAACGCCGAGGAGCCAGCCCCGTGTCCGAGTCCTCCCCCCGCCCCGTCCTGGAGCCTGCCGCGCAGGCCTTCGCCGAAGCCACCTCGACCCGGCCGTACCTGTTCGAGCTCGGTCCGGCCGAGGGCCGCAAGGTCGTCGACGACGCGCAGTCGGGCGACATCGACAAGCCTGCGGTCGACGAGGAGTGGGTCACTGTCCCCGGTGGTCCGACCGGTGAGGTCCGGGCCCGGATCGTCCGGCCCGCCGGCGCCACCGGAAGTCTGCCGGTGATCGTCTACCTGCACGGCGCGGGCTGGGTCTTCGGCAACGCCCACACCCACGACCGCCTCGTGCGCGAACTGGCCGTCGGCACCGGCGCCGCGGTCGTCTTCCCGGAATACGACCTGTCGCCCGAACACCGCTACCCGGTGGCGATCGAGCAGAACTACACCGTCGCCCGCTGGATCGTCACCGACGGCGCCGCCAAGAACCTGGACGCGACCCGGATCGCCGTCGCCGGCGACTCGGTCGGCGGCAACATGAGCGCCGCACTCACACTCATGGCCAAGGAACGCGCAGACGTGCCCCTGGTCCAGCAAGTGCTGTTCTACCCCGTCACCGACGCGAACTTCGACACCGGCTCGTACCACCAGTTCGCCGAGGGCTACTTCCTGCGCCGCGACGGCATGCAATGGTTCTGGGACCAGTACACCACCGACCCCGCACAGCGCGCCGAGATCACCGCCAGCCCCCTACGCGCCACCACCGAACAACTGACCGGACTGCCGCCCGCCCTCATCATCACCGGCGAAGCCGACGTCCTGCGCGACGAAGGCGAGGCCTACGCCGCCAAACTCCGCACCGCCGGCGTCCCCGTCACCGCCGTCCGCTACCAAGGCATCATCCACGACTTCGTCATGCTCAACGCCCTCCGCGACACCCACGCGGCCCAGGCCGCCCTCGCCCAGGCGATCGGCGTCCTGCGCGAGTCCGTACGGCGTGTGGGCCGGAGCTCGGTGAGCCCCGGCCCCACGCCGTACCGTCCTCGCCCGGCGGACCGGGCGCGCGCCTTACGCCGCGTGGCCGCCGTCCACCGAGAACTCGGCGCCCGTCACGTACGAGGCGCCCGGGCCCGCGAGGAACGCGATCATCGCGGCCACCTCGCCGGGGGTGCCGAAGCGGCCGAGGGCCGTCATGCCGGCCTGGCCCTCGGCGTACGGGCCGTCGGCCGGGTTCATGTCGGTGTCGATCGGGCCCGGGTGGACGACGTTCGCGGTGATGCCGCGCCCGCCCAGTTCCCGCGCCAGCGCCTTCGTCAGGCCGATGAGCGCGGCCTTGCTCGTCGCGTACAGCGTGGCGCCCGGCCCGGGCACCCGCTGGGCGACGCAGCTGCCGACCGTGATGATCCGGCCGCCCTCGTCCATGCGCGCGGCGGCCGCCTGCGCGGCCAGGAAGGCGCTGCGCACGTTCACCGCGAGCACCCGGTCCGCCTCCGCGAGGGTGAGCGACTCCAGCGGGCCGAGGACGCCGACCCCTGTGTTGTTCACGAGCACGTCGAGTCGGCCGAGGGCGTCGGCCGCCCACGTCACCGCCCCGGCCGCGTCGCCCGCGTCCGCGGCGTCGGCCCGCAGGGCGAGGGCCTTGCGGCCGGCCGCCTCGATCCGGGCCGTGACCTCGCGGGCCCGCTCCTCGCCCTGGACGTAGGTGAACGCCACGTCCGCGCCCTCCTCGGCCAGCCGGACGGCCGTCGCCGCGCCGATACCCCGGCTGCCGCCGGTGACCAGGACCGCCTTGCCGTTCATCGTGGACATTCCGTACTCCTCGCGATTTCCCGTGCAGCGCTTGTCGTTGCGAGTTCAATCAAATGCGAGGCGGGCCCGGCACGCTGGCGGCAATCGGACGCCGAGGCGGTACGGGGGAGCGGGACGCGAAGCGGCCCTCGAAGGGCCCACGAAAGGCCCGCGATTCGCTCCCCGAGAAGCACGGACGCGTATCGCCGATGAGTTTCTCCGAGGGGCGCGGTCTTTCCCGGTGAGACACGATGGTCAGCGACAGAAAGGGCACTCCATGGCCACCCTGAGCCTCACCCAGTTCGTCACCCTCGACGGCGTCCAGCAGGGCCCCGGCGGGCCCGAGGAGGACACCCGGGACGGCTTCGACCTCGGCGGCTGGTCCATGCCGTACGGGGACGAGGACTTCGGCCGCTTCATCACCGAGGTGTTCGCACGGCCCACCGCGTTCCTCCTCGGCCGCCGTACGTACGACATCTTCGCCGGCTACTGGCCGAAGCGGACCGACCCCGGCGACCTCATCGCGAGCAAGCTCAACTCCCTGCCCAAGTACGTCGCTTCGACCACCCTCACCGCGGCCGACTGGCCCACCACCACCGTCCTGCGGGGCGAGGTGGCCGAGGAGGTCGCGGAGCTCAAGCGGCGGCTGGACGGGGAGATCCAGATGCACGGCAGCGCCGCCCTCGCCCGGACGCTCCTCGCCCACGACCTGATCGACACCCTCCACCTGTGCGTCTTCCCGGTCGTCCTCGGCAAGGGCCGCCGTCTCTTCGAGGCCGGCGCCACCCCCGCCGCCTTCCGGCTGACCGACCTGCGGCGCACCGCGTCGGGCCTGGCCATCCAGACGTACGAGCAGGCGGGCCGGCCCACCTACGGGACGGTGGGATAGCGGACGCGGACGCGGCCCGGACGTGCTTCGGACGCGCTCCCGACACGGGGGCGAGCGCGGGGCCGAGGCGCGGGGCCGAGCATGGTGCGAGACGACCGGTACGGTGATCATCCCCGCGTGAGAGCCGCCGAAGTCTCCACCGTGCCCCACCCCGTTGGAGACCCCGCCCATGACCGCGTCCCCGGCCGTCGCCGCCCCCGCGTCGCTCGGTGCCCCGGGCCGTCCCGCCTGGCTCACCGACCTGCCCGTCCTGCTGGTCGCGGTGGTCTGGGGCGGCAGCTATCTCGCCGCCAAGGGCATCACCACCTGTTCCACCGTGCTCGCCGTCCTGATCCTGCGGTTCGCGGTGGTCCTGCCCGTCCTCGTCGTGGCCGGATGGCGCGGGCTGCGGGCGCTGACCGCGGCCCAGTGGCGCGGCGCGGGCCTGCTCGGGCTGGTCCTCGCCGGGGTGTTCCTGCTGGAGACGTACGGGGTCGTCCACACCTCCGCCACCAACGCGGGCCTGATCATCAGCCTCACGATGATCCTCACGCCGCTCGCCGAGGCCGCCGTCACCCGTACCCGCCCGCCCCGCGCCTTCCTGGCCGCCGCCGCGCTGTCCGTCGCGGGCGTCGTCCTGCTCACCCAGGGCGGCGGCTTCACCACGCCCTCGTCCGGCGATCTGCTCATGCTGCTCGCCGCGCTCGCCCGCACCGCGCACGTCCTCGTGATGTCCCGTATCAAGGCCGTCCGGACGGCGGGGTCGCTCTCCCTCACCACCGTCCAACTCGGCTCCGCCGTCGTCGTTTTCGCGCTGCTCGCCGCACTCTCCGGTTCCGGCGGCGGGGCGGCGCCGTGGGAGGCGGCACGCGCCTTCGGAGTGCGCGAGTGGGCCGGACTCCTCTTCCTCTCCGTCTTCTGCACGCTCTTCGCCTTCTTCGTGCAGATGTGGGCGGTCCGCCGCACCTCCCCGTCCCGGGTCAGCCTGCTGCTCGGCACCGAACCGCTGTGGGCGGCCGCCGCCGGCATCGCCCTGGCCGGTGACCGCCCCGGCGTCCTCGGCCTGTTCGGTGCCATCCTCGTGCTCGCGGGCACCAGTTGGGGCCGTCGAGCCGCCGACGAGGGCGACCGATAGGTTGAGGAACCATGCTTCCGAACGACGACATCGTCAAGCTGCGTGACCGCTCTCAGGCCGCCATGGGCATGGGCATCGGCCTGCTCGTGGTGGCAGGGCTGCTGTGGGCCTGGTTCGCCTTCCTGTTCCTCACCCCGTTCAGCGTCGACGTCTCCAAGGCGCACGAGAGGGACTGCGAGGCTCCGGTCAGCGCGCCCCGTGAGCAGTTGCACGCCCGCGAATCCTTCTGCGGGGAGGAACGCGACTGGCCGCAGATGCTGGGCGTCCTCGCTCTCTCCCTTCCCTTCGCCACCGCGGGCGCGCTGACCTACGGCCGGGGCGCGGCCACCTTCCGGATCTGCCTCCTCCTGCAGCTCCAGAGCCGGACAGGCGAGTAGCAAGGCGCCGCCGGCGCCGGGGCGTTGGCC contains the following coding sequences:
- a CDS encoding allantoinase (KEGG: sgr:SGR_1289 allantoinase; TIGRFAM: allantoinase; PFAM: amidohydrolase;~L-Hydantoinases (L-HYDs) and Allantoinase (ALN); L-Hydantoinases are a member of the dihydropyrimidinase family, which catalyzes the reversible hydrolytic ring opening of dihydropyrimidines and hydantoins (five-membered cyclic diamides used in...; cd01315;~allantoinase [Streptomyces flavogriseus ATCC33331];~allantoinase; TIGR03178;~identified by MetaGeneAnnotator; putative) — encoded protein: MDVNLVLRSTRVITPEGTRPASIAVAGGTIAAVLPHDAEVPAGARLEDVGDLAVLPGLVDTHVHVNDPGRTAWEGFWTATRAAAAGGITTLLDMPLNSLPPTTTVDHLRVKRDVARTKTHVDVGFWGGALPDNVKDLRPLYDAGVFGFKCFLSPSGVDEFPQLDQDRLAASLAELAAFDGLMIVHAEDPHELAAAPQKAGAAYTDFLASRPPAAENTAIRNLIDQARRLRARVHVLHLSSADALPLLAAAKAEGVRITVESCPHFLTLTAEEIPDGATEFKCCPPIREAANQDLLWQGLADGTIDCVVSDHSPSTADLKTGDFASAWGGISSLQLGLPAIWAEARRRGHSLEDVARWMSAGPARLAGLDRKGAIAAGRDADFAVLAPDAAFTVDPAGLQHKNRVTAYAGKTLHGVVTATWLRGERVYDRGVLTEPGGRLLVRGD
- a CDS encoding lipase (Esterases and lipases (includes fungal lipases, cholinesterases, etc.) These enzymes act on carboxylic esters (EC: 3.1.1.-). The catalytic apparatus involves three residues (catalytic triad): a serine, a glutamate or aspartate and a histidine.These...; cd00312;~Prolyl oligopeptidase family; pfam00326;~alpha/beta hydrolase fold; pfam07859;~identified by MetaGeneAnnotator; putative;~lipase [Streptomyces hygroscopicus subsp. jinggangensis5008];~substrate binding pocket [chemical binding]) is translated as MSESSPRPVLEPAAQAFAEATSTRPYLFELGPAEGRKVVDDAQSGDIDKPAVDEEWVTVPGGPTGEVRARIVRPAGATGSLPVIVYLHGAGWVFGNAHTHDRLVRELAVGTGAAVVFPEYDLSPEHRYPVAIEQNYTVARWIVTDGAAKNLDATRIAVAGDSVGGNMSAALTLMAKERADVPLVQQVLFYPVTDANFDTGSYHQFAEGYFLRRDGMQWFWDQYTTDPAQRAEITASPLRATTEQLTGLPPALIITGEADVLRDEGEAYAAKLRTAGVPVTAVRYQGIIHDFVMLNALRDTHAAQAALAQAIGVLRESVRRVGRSSVSPGPTPYRPRPADRARALRRVAAVHRELGARHVRGARAREERDHRGHLAGGAEAAEGRHAGLALGVRAVGRVHVGVDRARVDDVRGDAAPAQFPRQRLRQADERGLARRVQRGARPGHPLGDAAADRDDPAALVHARGGRLRGQEGAAHVHREHPVRLREGERLQRAEDADPCVVHEHVESAEGVGRPRHRPGRVARVRGVGPQGEGLAAGRLDPGRDLAGPLLALDVGERHVRALLGQPDGRRRADTPAAAGDQDRLAVHRGHSVLLAISRAALVVASSIKCEAGPARWRQSDAEAVRGSGTRSGPRRAHERPAIRSPRSTDAYRR
- a CDS encoding dihydrofolate reductase (Dihydrofolate reductase [Streptomyces venezuelae ATCC10712];~RibD C-terminal domain; cl17279;~identified by MetaGeneAnnotator; putative); its protein translation is MATLSLTQFVTLDGVQQGPGGPEEDTRDGFDLGGWSMPYGDEDFGRFITEVFARPTAFLLGRRTYDIFAGYWPKRTDPGDLIASKLNSLPKYVASTTLTAADWPTTTVLRGEVAEEVAELKRRLDGEIQMHGSAALARTLLAHDLIDTLHLCVFPVVLGKGRRLFEAGATPAAFRLTDLRRTASGLAIQTYEQAGRPTYGTVG
- a CDS encoding permease of the drug/metabolite transporter superfamily (EamA-like transporter family; pfam00892;~Permease of the drug or metabolite transporter superfamily [Streptomyces fulvissimus DSM40593];~UniProt-pubmed:11572948; UniProt-pubmed:21463507; UniProt-pubmed:18375553; UniProt-pubmed:21059706; UniProt-pubmed:20581206; UniProt-pubmed:19251847;~identified by MetaGeneAnnotator; putative): MTASPAVAAPASLGAPGRPAWLTDLPVLLVAVVWGGSYLAAKGITTCSTVLAVLILRFAVVLPVLVVAGWRGLRALTAAQWRGAGLLGLVLAGVFLLETYGVVHTSATNAGLIISLTMILTPLAEAAVTRTRPPRAFLAAAALSVAGVVLLTQGGGFTTPSSGDLLMLLAALARTAHVLVMSRIKAVRTAGSLSLTTVQLGSAVVVFALLAALSGSGGGAAPWEAARAFGVREWAGLLFLSVFCTLFAFFVQMWAVRRTSPSRVSLLLGTEPLWAAAAGIALAGDRPGVLGLFGAILVLAGTSWGRRAADEGDR
- a CDS encoding hypothetical protein (identified by MetaGeneAnnotator; putative;~sequence version:1), with protein sequence MLPNDDIVKLRDRSQAAMGMGIGLLVVAGLLWAWFAFLFLTPFSVDVSKAHERDCEAPVSAPREQLHARESFCGEERDWPQMLGVLALSLPFATAGALTYGRGAATFRICLLLQLQSRTGE